Proteins found in one Leptotrichia sp. oral taxon 215 str. W9775 genomic segment:
- a CDS encoding cobalamin-independent methionine synthase II family protein: protein MNNNRFKPFSTTLMGSMPRSKELLDLKEKSIKDDKYAEEYKEKVYLETEKIIQMSEEVGIDVVVSGELARDNYMSYIAEHVPGVKLMTMEDIKEITGNTEEFNKSLEEMDAADNTMNSPVCVDRISTDIELNTEEVDMIKKFSKKPFKMTLPSPYLLTRSMWMKEITGRVYSDRKELGNDVVKLLINEIRRLVEMGAGIIQIDEPILSEVVFARKKGDNSFYUGALSEKIKVDRELKFVNELLAPVFAELRKHENVLGAMHVCRGNWTCDETVLLEGAYDRLGQFFDSLDVDMLALEFSTSRAGEVKQLFSNNFLDKKIMLGFGCLNPRNTIVETPEQIVKATEKVLDFLPPEKIWLNPDCGFATFSKRPLNSYEIIKQKMSSMVEASHILRERYCK from the coding sequence ATGAATAATAACAGATTTAAGCCATTTTCAACCACTTTAATGGGAAGTATGCCAAGAAGTAAAGAATTACTTGATTTAAAAGAAAAAAGCATAAAAGATGATAAATATGCTGAGGAATATAAGGAAAAAGTATATTTAGAAACAGAAAAGATTATTCAAATGTCTGAAGAAGTAGGAATTGATGTGGTTGTAAGTGGGGAATTGGCGAGAGATAACTATATGAGTTATATTGCAGAACACGTTCCTGGAGTAAAGCTTATGACAATGGAAGATATAAAGGAAATTACAGGAAATACGGAAGAATTCAATAAAAGTCTTGAGGAAATGGATGCGGCAGACAATACAATGAACAGTCCTGTGTGTGTAGACAGAATTTCTACAGATATAGAGCTCAATACAGAAGAAGTTGATATGATAAAAAAATTTTCAAAAAAACCTTTTAAAATGACATTGCCAAGTCCATATCTGTTAACACGTTCCATGTGGATGAAGGAAATTACAGGGAGAGTATATAGTGACCGTAAAGAGCTTGGAAATGATGTAGTAAAGCTTCTAATTAATGAAATAAGACGGCTAGTTGAGATGGGAGCAGGTATTATTCAGATTGATGAGCCGATTTTATCGGAAGTTGTTTTTGCAAGGAAAAAAGGGGATAATTCGTTTTACTGAGGTGCCCTGTCAGAGAAGATCAAGGTTGATCGAGAACTTAAATTTGTAAATGAGTTGCTTGCTCCTGTATTTGCAGAGCTCCGTAAACATGAAAATGTACTGGGGGCAATGCATGTATGCCGTGGAAACTGGACTTGCGATGAAACTGTGTTGCTGGAAGGAGCCTATGACAGGCTTGGGCAGTTTTTTGATTCGCTGGATGTGGATATGCTGGCGCTTGAATTTTCAACATCCCGTGCAGGTGAAGTAAAACAGCTTTTTTCAAATAATTTTCTGGATAAAAAGATAATGCTTGGATTTGGATGTCTAAATCCTAGAAATACAATTGTGGAAACTCCTGAACAGATAGTAAAAGCAACTGAAAAAGTTCTGGATTTTCTTCCGCCTGAAAAAATATGGCTAAATCCTGACTGCGGTTTTGCAACATTTTCTAAAAGACCTCTAAATTCATATGAAATAATAAAGCAAAAAATGTCTTCGATGGTGGAAGCTTCACATATTTTAA
- the yedF gene encoding sulfurtransferase-like selenium metabolism protein YedF, which produces MAQTYDVVIKGTGMGIGEQALIDNLMNGFIHTLAQRENLPAHIIFYGEGAKLTTKGSPCLEDLKELEKKGVKILSCGICVDYYELTAHLEVGGTTTMAEVVEILTNSNLIVEP; this is translated from the coding sequence ATGGCACAAACTTATGATGTTGTAATTAAAGGAACTGGAATGGGAATTGGAGAGCAGGCTCTGATTGATAATCTTATGAATGGATTTATTCATACTCTTGCTCAAAGGGAAAATTTACCTGCTCATATTATTTTTTATGGAGAAGGAGCTAAACTTACTACTAAAGGGTCACCTTGTCTTGAAGACTTAAAGGAACTTGAGAAAAAAGGTGTAAAAATACTTTCATGTGGTATCTGTGTTGATTATTATGAACTTACTGCTCACCTTGAAGTAGGTGGAACAACTACAATGGCAGAAGTTGTTGAAATATTGACTAACAGTAATTTAATTGTCGAACCTTAA
- a CDS encoding 5-formyltetrahydrofolate cyclo-ligase, translating into MTKKEIRQNMILQRNQLSKETVQENSNSIIENLHTYIQKAENIMIFMNMKSEVEITRLIELYPNKKFYIPKTFPERNMKINLYNKSELVLHKFGYYESSSEIFYDEKILDLIIVPATAFDYSKNRLGFGGGYYDTFLSKVIFNNKTNRKNRNKPLIIGVCYDFQLVDFIPSEYHDVKMDCIITEKNIVI; encoded by the coding sequence ATGACAAAAAAAGAAATTCGACAAAATATGATTTTACAGAGAAATCAGCTTTCAAAGGAAACTGTTCAAGAAAATAGTAATTCCATTATTGAAAATCTCCATACTTATATTCAGAAAGCTGAAAATATAATGATTTTTATGAATATGAAAAGTGAGGTTGAAATTACAAGGTTAATAGAACTTTATCCCAATAAAAAATTTTATATTCCAAAAACTTTTCCTGAAAGAAATATGAAAATCAATCTTTACAATAAAAGTGAGCTTGTTTTACATAAATTTGGATATTATGAATCTTCATCTGAAATTTTTTATGATGAAAAAATTCTTGATTTGATTATTGTTCCTGCAACAGCTTTTGATTATTCAAAAAATCGTCTTGGATTTGGCGGAGGGTATTACGATACTTTTTTAAGTAAAGTTATTTTTAATAATAAGACCAATAGAAAAAATCGCAACAAACCCTTAATTATAGGAGTATGTTACGATTTCCAGCTAGTTGATTTTATTCCTTCAGAATACCATGATGTAAAAATGGACTGTATCATTACTGAAAAGAATATTGTTATTTAA